One stretch of Arthrobacter polaris DNA includes these proteins:
- the tal gene encoding transaldolase, producing MKPTQQLHEFGQSLWLDNITRNLLDSGTLERYISEDSITGLTSNPTXFDQAIEAGPDYDQDIAARKAGRGSDEEVFXDLAVSDLRRAADLFAPIHMRTDGVDGWVSLEVSPLLARDTAATVEQAKALHATSERPNIFIKIRGRMRACQPLKSAXFAGVPINVTLLFSPGQYQGAAEAYLRGIERRVAAGLNPAVASVASLFVSRWDKAVAGRVPGHLEDRLGIAVSRLAYQAYKTLLDSPRWERLANEGLGPQRLLWASTSTKNPGAPDILYVQALSAPFTINTMPEATLAAFGDHGVVGDLPAAKVQAAKQLLASFAEVGIDHHVLAGQLQREGTESFDASWKKLLASIGAKGSRLAPAAKRTRCSGSPGRQPETCERTNHGKTQNNGMLMRLSDMGATIKLGDEDVRRYVVKDKDGNDVGKVHDLLIDPQGNRVRXLVVESGGFLGXGRGSPSSPWTSSPASALVRSTSTKPASGWQGTAXTTPSWSPRGNTTETPTNTSDIHPTG from the coding sequence ATGAAACCCACACAACAACTTCACGAGTTCGGCCAGAGCCTCTGGTTGGACAACATCACCCGGAACCTGCTCGATTCCGGCACGCTCGAGCGTTACATTAGCGAGGACTCGATCACCGGGCTCACCTCCAATCCGACCATNTTTGATCAGGCCATCGAGGCAGGTCCGGACTACGACCAGGACATTGCCGCNCGGAAAGCGGGCCGGGGTTCTGATGAGGAAGTCTTCNNTGACTTGGCTGTGTCCGATCTGCGGCGGGCCGCGGACCTGTTCGCCCCGATCCATATGCGAACCGATGGGGTGGACGGCTGGGTGTCCTTGGAAGTATCNCCTCTGCTGGCCCGCGACACTGCTGCGACCGTCGAACAGGCAAAGGCGTTACATGCTACATCGGAGCGGCCAAACATTTTCATCAAAATCCGGGGACGGATGAGGGCCTGCCAGCCATTGAAGAGTGCATNNTTTGCGGGCGTGCCCATCAACGTGACACTACTNTTTTCACCCGGACAATACCAAGGCGCGGCTGAAGCGTACCTTCGGGGCATCGAGCGGCGGGTGGCTGCAGGCTTGAACCCTGCGGTTGCCTCGGTGGCCTCCTTGTTCGTCAGCCGGTGGGACAAGGCCGTGGCCGGCAGGGTCCCAGGCCACCTCGAAGACCGGTTGGGCATCGCCGTGTCCAGGCTTGCCTACCAGGCCTACAAAACGCTGCTCGACTCCCCGCGGTGGGAGCGGCTGGCCAACGAAGGGCTAGGGCCNCAGCGCCTGCTCTGGGCCAGCACCTCCACAAAGAACCCGGGCGCACCCGATATTTTGTACGTCCAAGCCTTGTCTGCACCCTTCACCATCAATACGATGCCGGAGGCGACGCTGGCCGCGTTCGGTGATCACGGGGTGGTNGGGGACCTGCCAGCGGCGAAAGTCCAGGCTGCAAAACAGCTCCTGGCGTCATTTGCGGAGGTCGGCATCGATCACCATGTACTGGCCGGGCAACTTCAACGCGAAGGGACGGAGTCCTTTGATGCCTCGTGGAAGAAGCTGCTGGCCAGCATCGGTGCCAAGGGATCCAGGCTGGCCCCGGCGGCTAAGAGAACCCGGTGTTCGGGAAGCCCTGGACGCCAGCCTGAAACTTGTGAAAGGACGAACCATGGTAAAACACAGAACAACGGCATGCTCATGAGACTTAGCGATATGGGAGCCACCATCAAGTTAGGTGATGAAGACGTCCGCAGGTACGTCGTTAAAGACAAGGATGGCAACGACGTCGGGAAGGTTCATGATCTGCTGATCGATCCGCAGGGGAACAGAGTCAGGTTNTTGGTGGTGGAATCCGGCGGGTTCCTAGGGTGNGGGAGAGGAAGTCCTTCATCCCCGTGGACGTCATCGCCAGCATCAGCGCTGGTGAGGTCCACATCGACCAAACCCGCGAGCGGGTGGCAGGGCACCGCCGNTACAACCCCGAGTTGGTCACCACGAGGGAATACCACCGAAACGCCTACAAATACTTCGGATATTCACCCTACTGGATAA
- a CDS encoding FAD-dependent oxidoreductase produces the protein MTLPRTKLVKKXKAAEATMLFQFEKPEGFTYKAGQFADYTLLDPPATDAEGNTRGFTLASAPYESNLMCTTRMRDTAFKRVLKDMPLGTEVEXDAPYGSFTLHNNVSRPAVFLTGGIGITPVRSIIMESVHDKTGHTIIVFYSNKRAEDAAFLDELGRIASAQESITIVATMTEPENSRHGWTGETGYINQEMLARHLKDVTVPIYYLCGPAGMVAAMRMLLNATGVDDDDIRTEEFTGY, from the coding sequence ATGACACTGCCAAGAACGAAGCTTGTGAAGAAGGANAAAGCAGCCGAAGCAACCATGCTGTTCCAGTTTGAGAAGCCCGAAGGATTCACGTACAAGGCCGGTCAGTTCGCGGACTACACCCTGCTTGACCCTCCAGCAACCGATGCGGAAGGAAATACTCGCGGATTCACCCTCGCCAGCGCNCCCTACGAGTCGAACCTGATGTGCACCACCCGCATGCGAGACACAGCATTTAAGCGCGTGCTCAAGGACATGCCTCTTGGCACCGAGGTGGAGTTNGATGCCCCTTACGGATCATTTACATTGCATAACAATGTCTCCAGACCCGCGGTTTTTCTGACTGGNGGAATCGGCATTACGCCCGTGCGCAGCATCATCATGGAATCGGTCCATGACAAGACGGGCCACACGATCATAGTGTTCTACTCCAACAAGCGTGCAGAGGATGCAGCCTTCTTGGATGAACTGGGCCGCATCGCCAGCGCGCAAGAGAGCATCACCATTGTGGCCACCATGACCGAGCCCGAAAACTCTCGACATGGCTGGACCGGGGAAACGGGGTACATCAACCAAGAGATGCTGGCCAGGCACCTAAAAGACGTGACCGTGCCGATTTACTATCTTTGCGGTCCCGCGGGCATGGTGGCCGCTATGCGTATGCTGCTCAACGCTACGGGCGTCGACGACGACGACATCCGCACCGAGGAGTTCACCGGATACTAA
- a CDS encoding universal stress protein, with amino-acid sequence MKEFANREGAPIVVGVDGSPESLLALKWANTLAPTLGATITVLVAWHLESMYGPYASADWDPEYTAQEVMETALVQAFGDTPPEGLTTKIIRGQPAKVLLELATSAQLLVVGSRGHGGFAGLLLGSVSSACAEHATCPVLVVHTAKKHQRANNPAEGFQDGDDEPADKV; translated from the coding sequence ATGAAAGAATTTGCAAACCGCGAAGGTGCGCCCATTGTGGTGGGAGTTGACGGTTCGCCAGAATCACTTCTTGCCTTGAAATGGGCAAACACGCTGGCACCAACCCTCGGAGCCACCATCACGGTGCTCGTGGCGTGGCATCTTGAGTCGATGTACGGCCCGTATGCCTCTGCTGACTGGGATCCTGAATACACGGCACAAGAAGTCATGGAGACGGCCCTGGTTCAGGCGTTCGGGGATACACCNCCTGAAGGCCTGACCACCAAAATTATCCGCGGCCAACCAGCGAAGGTTCTGTTGGAGCTGGCCACATCCGCGCAACTTCTCGTCGTCGGCTCACGTGGACACGGCGGATTCGCGGGCTTGCTGCTGGGCTCTGTCAGCTCGGCCTGCGCCGAGCACGCCACCTGCCCGGTACTGGTTGTCCACACAGCAAAGAAGCACCAGAGAGCGAACAACCCCGCCGAGGGCTTCCAAGACGGTGACGATGAGCCTGCTGACAAAGTCTGA